In the Colwellia sp. 20A7 genome, one interval contains:
- the ydiJ gene encoding D-2-hydroxyglutarate dehydrogenase YdiJ, with protein MLPRIDHQTHLSPLYDNFVSALKAKNFTGDISAKYSARLAVATDNSIYQQLPQLVINPRTQQDIILLTKTASEDTYKDIKFSARGGGTGTNGQSLTPGIIVDLSKYINKVLEINIEEKWVKVEAGVVKDQLNDYLRPHGFFFAPDLSTSNRATIGGMINTDASGQGSLVYGKTSDHVLALTSVLANGDVLNTEPMTIAQAQALAKEETSHGRIVQQVLASSVDNRELILKKFPRLNRFLTGYDLENVLQAQDSENEELNTFDLSRIITGSEGSLAFVCQATLNITPISPAKTLINIKYDSFDSALRHSPFLVRAKATSVETIDSKVLNLAKQDIVWHSVSDLITDVPNKVMDGINIVEFNGTSVEALAEQVAILTAGLDETIASEDNGGNRGSACGVIGYQVTSDLSSINKLYAMRKKAVGLLGNTDGSQKPLAFAEDTAVPPENLADFISEFRDLLDSYNLHYGMFGHVDAGVLHVRPALDMCDPEQEKLLRTLSDKVVKLTAKYGGLMWGEHGKGYRSEYGPEFFGEALFTELRKIKAAFDPLNKMNPGKICTPIDSTEQLVSVDDTKRGSFDRQIPITVKDSFSAALDCNGNGLCFNYDVDSPMCPSSKVTKDRRHSPKGRAGLMREWLRLLEKQGVDILALETQVNHWSVKKLLDSTIAKFKLTFFEKSENENDFSHEVMEAMQGCLACKACASQCPIKVDVPDFRSRFINIYHSRYPRPLKDHLVANVEILAPLMAKMPKLVNSILSLNAYDKLSEKTIGYVNTPLLSVPTLKKQVKKAGYSGFDLVKLQGLTDLQRKGYVLIVQDPFTSFYDANTVESMMALIKALGLEPILLPFKPNGKAQHVKGFLARFANTAKSSSDFLNQLTKLNIPMLGMDASMVLCYRDEYAKILGDKRGDFNVLLAHEWLLSFTEQDEKFKSIADKNQQAFKLFAHCTEKTALVNSENEWTSIFSHFGLNLEKVSVGCCGMAGTYGHEKSNLDNSKELFNLSWQPKLAKLEQTQILATGFSCRSQVKRLTALKAKHPVEALLAKLQ; from the coding sequence ATGCTACCTCGTATTGATCATCAAACACACCTTTCTCCTCTTTACGATAATTTTGTTAGTGCGTTAAAAGCTAAAAATTTTACTGGTGATATTAGTGCCAAATATAGCGCACGTCTTGCTGTGGCTACTGATAATAGTATATATCAGCAACTACCCCAGTTAGTTATTAATCCTCGTACACAACAAGATATTATTTTGCTCACTAAAACGGCAAGTGAAGATACCTACAAGGATATAAAATTTAGTGCTAGAGGTGGCGGTACGGGTACTAATGGGCAAAGTTTAACACCTGGTATCATTGTTGATTTATCTAAGTATATAAATAAAGTATTAGAAATTAATATTGAAGAAAAATGGGTGAAAGTTGAGGCGGGTGTTGTAAAAGATCAATTAAATGATTATTTACGTCCACACGGTTTCTTCTTTGCACCTGATTTATCAACGAGTAACCGTGCCACTATTGGCGGAATGATCAACACTGATGCTTCAGGGCAAGGCTCATTAGTGTATGGTAAAACATCTGATCATGTTTTAGCTTTAACCTCAGTACTCGCTAATGGCGATGTACTTAATACTGAACCTATGACTATTGCCCAAGCACAAGCGTTGGCAAAAGAAGAAACTAGTCATGGCAGAATAGTTCAACAGGTTCTCGCGTCTAGTGTTGATAACCGTGAGCTTATTCTGAAAAAATTTCCCCGTTTAAATCGATTTTTAACCGGTTATGATTTGGAAAATGTATTACAAGCTCAAGATAGTGAAAATGAAGAACTGAATACGTTTGATTTAAGCCGAATTATTACTGGTTCAGAAGGTTCTTTAGCTTTTGTTTGTCAGGCTACACTAAATATTACCCCTATTAGTCCAGCTAAAACGTTAATCAATATTAAATATGATAGCTTTGATTCTGCATTACGTCATTCACCTTTCTTAGTAAGAGCGAAAGCGACTTCAGTAGAAACTATCGACAGTAAAGTGTTAAACCTAGCTAAACAAGATATTGTTTGGCATAGCGTAAGCGATCTGATTACTGACGTGCCTAATAAAGTCATGGATGGTATTAATATTGTTGAATTTAACGGTACAAGTGTTGAAGCTTTAGCAGAGCAAGTTGCTATCTTAACTGCAGGTTTGGATGAAACAATTGCAAGTGAAGATAATGGTGGTAACCGTGGTAGTGCTTGTGGGGTGATTGGGTATCAAGTTACCTCGGACTTAAGTAGTATCAATAAATTGTATGCCATGCGTAAAAAAGCGGTGGGTTTATTAGGTAACACCGATGGTAGCCAAAAACCGTTAGCTTTTGCAGAGGATACGGCAGTACCTCCTGAAAATTTAGCTGATTTTATAAGTGAATTTAGAGACTTACTTGATAGTTATAATTTACATTATGGTATGTTTGGCCATGTAGATGCAGGTGTTTTACATGTCCGTCCAGCCCTTGATATGTGTGATCCAGAACAAGAGAAATTACTGAGAACCTTATCTGACAAAGTGGTTAAACTAACGGCTAAATATGGTGGTTTAATGTGGGGTGAACATGGGAAAGGTTATCGTAGTGAATATGGCCCTGAATTTTTTGGCGAAGCATTGTTTACGGAATTAAGAAAAATTAAAGCCGCATTTGACCCGCTAAATAAAATGAATCCAGGCAAAATATGTACCCCCATTGATTCGACCGAGCAATTAGTGAGTGTTGATGATACTAAACGTGGTTCTTTTGATAGACAAATCCCTATTACAGTAAAAGATTCTTTTAGTGCCGCATTGGACTGTAATGGTAACGGTTTATGTTTTAATTATGATGTTGATAGTCCTATGTGTCCATCGAGTAAGGTAACTAAAGACAGACGTCATTCTCCTAAAGGCCGTGCTGGTTTAATGCGTGAATGGTTAAGGTTATTAGAGAAGCAAGGTGTTGATATATTAGCGTTAGAAACGCAAGTAAATCATTGGTCAGTTAAAAAACTATTAGACTCTACCATTGCTAAATTCAAGCTTACTTTTTTTGAAAAATCTGAGAATGAAAATGATTTTTCTCATGAAGTTATGGAAGCCATGCAAGGATGTTTAGCTTGTAAAGCTTGTGCTAGTCAATGTCCAATAAAAGTTGATGTGCCAGATTTTAGAAGTCGATTTATCAACATATATCATTCACGTTACCCTAGACCACTAAAAGATCATCTTGTGGCTAATGTAGAAATATTAGCGCCATTAATGGCTAAAATGCCCAAATTAGTGAATAGTATTTTGAGTTTAAATGCTTATGATAAGTTATCAGAAAAAACGATTGGTTATGTTAATACCCCATTACTAAGTGTTCCTACGCTAAAAAAACAAGTAAAAAAAGCAGGTTATTCAGGATTCGATTTAGTTAAATTACAAGGTTTAACGGACTTACAACGTAAAGGTTATGTATTAATTGTACAAGATCCCTTTACATCTTTTTATGATGCTAATACTGTAGAAAGCATGATGGCGTTAATAAAAGCATTAGGTTTAGAGCCTATTTTATTACCTTTTAAACCAAACGGTAAGGCTCAACACGTTAAAGGGTTCTTAGCTCGTTTTGCTAATACGGCCAAATCATCAAGTGATTTTTTAAATCAACTAACCAAGTTGAATATACCTATGCTAGGAATGGATGCGTCGATGGTGCTTTGCTATCGTGATGAATACGCAAAAATTTTGGGTGATAAACGCGGTGATTTTAATGTATTGCTCGCGCATGAATGGTTGTTATCGTTTACTGAACAAGATGAAAAATTTAAAAGCATTGCTGATAAAAATCAACAGGCGTTCAAATTATTTGCTCACTGTACTGAGAAAACAGCTTTAGTAAATAGTGAAAACGAATGGACGAGTATTTTTAGTCATTTTGGTTTGAATTTAGAAAAGGTTAGTGTGGGTTGTTGTGGTATGGCGGGTACTTATGGACATGAAAAGTCTAATTTAGATAATTCAAAAGAATTATTTAATTTAAGTTGGCAACCCAAGTTAGCTAAATTGGAGCAAACACAAATATTAGCAACCGGTTTTTCTTGTCGCTCACAAGTCAAACGTTTAACAGCACTGAAAGCCAAACATCCTGTTGAGGCGTTATTAGCTAAATTACAATAA
- a CDS encoding putative bifunctional diguanylate cyclase/phosphodiesterase — protein sequence MFFSIAFACYYMGLHGIVYAFPAITGLFFLTSIRTALLIAIPSIFLYLVLTMLHGEVFETFRLLPSLVLTIIFTAYSAYYSRKQKDAVGEEAKKDPLTGLANRHSYNKWLDECHLNTNIRSITSINLDIDKFRIINDTLGFDVGDELIQQLSKKLSNVIENDMTLTIAQSYYFARYSGDSFAIGLTNLPEEFDIFPFINRLKLAVNELKVISKNPIKISASIAIVRANRLKGKFQNIIDNVDITLKQAKQLGDNSIQVFDESINKQFKEQKHIAQELTQALNNNEFHMVFMPIFRHDKNNIAGAELLLRCDRDELKEYGPDKFIPIAESTGLIEQIDYWVLNESFKIIANTDMLKIPSIEFYSINISSKQLHNKNFILRIKQILNQYDLDPTIIELEITETSLVESDLQAVDTLISLRRIGFKLSLDDFGTGYTSFNQLKKFPLNNLKIDRSFVSGDLENTSPLIGMSLVILSIAKLYNFSVIAEGVETEKQYLELKNNGCEYFQGYWFSKPITVKEFVYMIAHTDE from the coding sequence ATGTTTTTTAGCATAGCATTTGCCTGTTACTATATGGGATTACATGGAATTGTTTATGCCTTTCCAGCAATTACAGGGTTATTTTTTCTTACATCAATTAGAACGGCTCTATTAATAGCGATACCGTCGATATTCTTATATTTAGTGTTAACTATGCTCCATGGCGAAGTATTTGAAACATTTAGGCTATTACCTTCTCTTGTTTTAACTATTATTTTCACCGCTTATTCAGCTTATTATTCACGAAAACAAAAAGATGCCGTAGGTGAAGAAGCCAAAAAGGACCCGCTGACCGGTTTAGCAAATCGTCATTCCTATAATAAATGGTTAGATGAATGTCATCTAAACACTAATATTAGAAGTATTACCTCCATCAATTTAGATATTGATAAATTTCGTATTATTAATGACACCTTAGGTTTTGATGTGGGAGATGAATTAATTCAGCAACTTTCTAAAAAGTTATCAAATGTAATAGAAAACGATATGACACTTACTATTGCTCAGTCATATTATTTTGCACGATATTCAGGTGATTCTTTTGCTATAGGGTTAACCAACCTTCCAGAAGAGTTTGACATATTCCCCTTTATTAACAGATTAAAATTAGCTGTTAATGAATTAAAAGTTATATCTAAAAATCCCATTAAAATCTCTGCATCTATCGCAATTGTTAGGGCAAACAGATTAAAAGGAAAATTCCAAAATATTATCGATAACGTTGATATAACATTAAAACAAGCAAAGCAGCTTGGGGATAATAGTATACAAGTCTTCGATGAGTCTATTAATAAGCAATTTAAGGAACAAAAACATATAGCGCAAGAGCTAACACAGGCGCTTAACAACAACGAATTTCATATGGTGTTTATGCCTATTTTTCGTCATGATAAAAATAACATTGCGGGTGCTGAGTTATTACTTAGGTGTGATAGAGATGAACTCAAAGAGTATGGACCAGATAAATTTATTCCAATAGCTGAAAGCACGGGTTTAATTGAACAAATCGACTACTGGGTTCTGAATGAATCATTTAAAATCATCGCTAATACAGATATGTTGAAAATACCAAGTATTGAATTCTATTCTATTAATATATCTTCCAAACAACTTCATAATAAAAACTTTATTTTACGCATTAAACAGATCCTTAACCAATATGATTTAGACCCAACAATCATTGAACTTGAAATAACTGAAACGAGTTTAGTTGAAAGTGACTTACAAGCAGTTGACACCCTTATTTCTTTAAGACGAATTGGATTTAAACTATCACTTGATGACTTTGGCACTGGCTACACGTCCTTTAATCAACTTAAAAAATTCCCACTCAATAATTTAAAAATAGATAGAAGCTTTGTCAGTGGTGATCTCGAAAATACATCACCATTAATTGGAATGTCTCTTGTTATTTTATCAATAGCCAAACTTTATAATTTTAGTGTTATCGCTGAAGGAGTAGAAACAGAAAAACAGTATCTTGAATTGAAAAATAATGGTTGTGAATATTTCCAAGGCTATTGGTTCTCTAAGCCTATTACCGTAAAAGAATTTGTATATATGATTGCCCATACAGATGAATAG
- the alr gene encoding alanine racemase, with product MNNLSRKTYSTVNLPALLSNYTQIANLAPTSKTIAVIKANAYGHGAVEVAKYLSPHVPAFAVAFIDEAIQLRDAGITLPILIIEGALSYQDLSIALEQNFWLMVHSTEQVNWLKQYPTPYVGKLWLKVDTGMNRLGIKPSDVDGILTQFSPEQLENLVLCTHFSSADELGNPKTQLQIQQFEQVNEKHGYKKSLANSAGILSWPKSHGDYNRLGLALYGATPIPINDLPIKLTPVMTLQSTIMALRKLNIDESVGYGETWQAKRPSLIATVAIGYADGYPRNAKNGTPVCINGQIATLAGRVSMDMITVDVTDIVDVNVGDSVELWGENLTIETVAEHLDSNNYELLTRISNRVPKFYVK from the coding sequence ATGAACAACCTATCAAGAAAAACTTACTCTACTGTAAATTTACCCGCATTATTAAGTAACTATACTCAAATTGCTAATCTCGCGCCGACAAGTAAAACAATTGCGGTTATAAAAGCAAATGCATATGGTCATGGTGCCGTCGAAGTGGCTAAATATTTAAGCCCACATGTACCTGCTTTTGCCGTTGCTTTTATTGATGAAGCAATTCAACTTCGTGATGCAGGTATAACATTACCTATTTTGATTATTGAAGGCGCGTTATCGTACCAAGACTTATCAATTGCTTTAGAACAAAATTTTTGGTTAATGGTTCACTCTACCGAGCAAGTTAATTGGTTAAAACAATACCCTACACCCTATGTTGGTAAATTGTGGCTAAAAGTAGATACAGGAATGAATCGACTCGGTATAAAACCAAGTGATGTTGATGGTATTTTAACTCAATTTTCACCAGAGCAATTAGAAAATTTAGTACTTTGCACCCACTTTTCAAGTGCAGATGAATTGGGTAACCCTAAAACACAATTACAAATTCAACAGTTTGAACAAGTAAATGAAAAACATGGCTATAAAAAGAGTTTAGCTAATTCAGCCGGTATTCTAAGTTGGCCAAAAAGTCATGGTGACTATAATAGACTAGGGCTTGCTCTATATGGCGCAACCCCAATACCTATTAATGATTTACCCATTAAGTTAACACCAGTGATGACATTACAGTCTACTATTATGGCTTTGAGAAAATTAAATATTGATGAGTCGGTCGGTTATGGTGAAACATGGCAAGCTAAGCGCCCTTCTCTGATAGCCACGGTAGCAATAGGTTATGCTGATGGGTATCCTAGAAATGCTAAAAATGGTACGCCTGTTTGTATTAATGGACAAATTGCAACGCTTGCAGGAAGAGTATCAATGGATATGATTACCGTTGATGTTACTGATATTGTCGATGTTAACGTTGGTGATAGTGTTGAATTATGGGGTGAAAACTTAACAATTGAAACCGTCGCAGAACACCTCGACAGTAACAATTATGAACTACTTACTAGGATATCTAACCGTGTTCCTAAATTTTATGTGAAGTAA
- the queE gene encoding 7-carboxy-7-deazaguanine synthase QueE, which yields MIQYKINEMFETIQGEGSFTGQPSIFIRLQGCPVGCSWCDTKHTWEVELSDEVTKEKMLAKSQETPQWSNLSVTQLKALVTEQGYKAKHIVITGGEPCMVDLTSLCNAFEEFGYSTQVETSGTFEILVSNKCWVTVSPKINMRGGYPILSSAMARANEIKHPVATEQHVDDLKALLAEHNVGNTPIYLQPISQKDRATQLAIDTCIANNWRLSIQVHKYIGIE from the coding sequence ATGATTCAATATAAAATTAATGAAATGTTTGAAACAATACAAGGCGAGGGCTCTTTTACAGGTCAACCGTCAATATTTATTCGTTTACAAGGCTGCCCTGTAGGCTGTTCTTGGTGTGATACAAAGCATACTTGGGAAGTTGAATTAAGCGATGAAGTAACGAAAGAAAAGATGCTAGCTAAATCGCAAGAAACACCACAATGGAGCAATCTTTCTGTTACCCAATTAAAAGCACTAGTTACCGAACAAGGATACAAGGCTAAACATATAGTGATTACTGGAGGAGAGCCTTGCATGGTTGATTTAACGTCTCTGTGTAATGCTTTTGAGGAATTTGGTTACAGTACTCAAGTTGAAACATCAGGTACTTTTGAAATTTTGGTGTCAAATAAATGCTGGGTAACGGTTTCACCAAAAATTAATATGCGTGGTGGATATCCAATTTTATCTAGTGCAATGGCACGGGCTAATGAAATTAAGCATCCGGTTGCTACTGAACAACATGTTGATGATCTTAAAGCACTATTGGCCGAGCATAATGTAGGAAATACACCTATATATTTACAACCTATTAGCCAAAAAGATCGAGCAACACAGTTGGCAATTGATACTTGTATTGCTAATAATTGGCGTTTATCAATACAAGTGCATAAATATATAGGAATAGAGTAG
- the queC gene encoding 7-cyano-7-deazaguanine synthase QueC, which produces MTEKLSTEQIKIEKVVVIYSGGMDSFTVLNRALKDGKEVFALSFDYGQRHVKELECASKVCNSLGVKHKVIDISSINQLLAGSSLTDDIDIPEGHYEAENMKSTVVPNRNMILLSLAVGYAVSVGAAQVYYGAHSGDHTIYPDCRPEFVQKMNDVCLIANYESVEIFSPYLTVDKSAILSDGISMGLDYSDTWTCYNGREKACGKCGACEERLEAFSDNNVVDPIEYEA; this is translated from the coding sequence ATGACTGAAAAACTATCCACTGAACAAATAAAAATAGAAAAAGTTGTTGTTATTTATTCGGGCGGAATGGATTCATTTACCGTATTGAATCGTGCATTAAAAGATGGCAAAGAAGTGTTTGCTCTTTCGTTTGATTATGGTCAACGTCATGTAAAAGAGCTTGAGTGTGCCAGTAAAGTTTGTAACTCTTTAGGAGTAAAACATAAAGTGATTGATATTTCGTCTATCAATCAATTATTAGCAGGCTCTTCTTTAACTGATGATATTGATATACCTGAAGGTCATTACGAAGCTGAAAATATGAAATCAACCGTTGTACCTAACCGAAATATGATTTTATTATCTTTAGCGGTAGGTTATGCAGTTTCAGTAGGTGCTGCTCAAGTATATTATGGTGCTCATAGCGGCGATCACACTATTTACCCAGATTGCCGACCAGAGTTCGTTCAAAAAATGAATGATGTTTGTCTCATTGCGAACTATGAAAGTGTAGAAATTTTCAGTCCATATTTAACTGTAGATAAATCGGCTATTTTATCCGATGGAATAAGTATGGGCTTAGATTACAGCGATACTTGGACTTGTTATAATGGTAGAGAGAAAGCCTGTGGAAAATGTGGCGCTTGTGAAGAACGTCTTGAAGCATTCAGTGATAATAATGTTGTAGATCCAATTGAATATGAAGCATAG
- a CDS encoding ion transporter translates to MSTTNKNILRVKAYQLLESDTKSGITAKIVNWLLILLIISNVAAAITSSDSDYYLAYKHAFILFETISLSIFCFEYLLRVWCCVEAEENKKVSNVKTRINYIFTPMALIDLIAILPFIIALFFSLDLRTLRLIRVLRLLKLTHYFKGFDIFISVITKELKNIIAVMVVMLFFIIIAASLIYSIEGKIQPDTFGSIFESFWWAVVTMTTVGYGDAVPITTLGKIISTFIMLVGVVFVALPAGMLAARFGEELRRRKERLDANIKGALTNGYIDNDDFKTLQSLAEKLEIEPEDLQRSITLLKEKHHEIKCPHCGK, encoded by the coding sequence ATGTCTACTACAAATAAAAATATTTTACGTGTTAAGGCATATCAATTACTCGAAAGTGATACTAAGTCAGGTATTACTGCAAAAATTGTCAATTGGCTGTTAATCTTACTTATTATAAGTAACGTTGCTGCAGCGATCACGTCTTCTGACTCTGACTATTATTTAGCGTATAAACATGCATTCATACTTTTTGAAACTATCTCACTTTCAATTTTTTGCTTTGAATATTTACTGCGAGTGTGGTGTTGCGTTGAGGCAGAAGAAAATAAGAAAGTCTCAAATGTAAAAACAAGAATTAACTATATATTCACCCCCATGGCATTAATTGATTTGATTGCCATATTACCTTTCATTATAGCGCTATTCTTTTCTCTAGATCTACGAACCCTACGGCTAATAAGAGTATTAAGGTTACTCAAGTTAACCCATTATTTTAAAGGGTTTGATATTTTTATTTCTGTTATCACAAAAGAATTAAAAAATATTATTGCCGTCATGGTGGTGATGTTGTTTTTTATTATTATCGCTGCAAGTTTGATCTATTCTATTGAAGGAAAAATACAGCCAGACACTTTTGGTAGTATTTTTGAATCTTTTTGGTGGGCTGTTGTTACCATGACAACAGTAGGTTATGGCGATGCCGTCCCTATTACTACCTTAGGTAAAATTATATCAACTTTCATCATGCTTGTTGGTGTTGTTTTCGTGGCATTACCTGCTGGGATGCTAGCTGCACGTTTTGGAGAAGAGTTAAGGCGCAGAAAAGAACGTTTAGACGCTAACATCAAAGGGGCATTAACTAATGGTTATATTGACAATGATGACTTTAAAACATTGCAATCTTTAGCTGAAAAGTTAGAAATTGAACCTGAAGATTTACAACGTAGTATTACACTACTAAAAGAGAAGCATCATGAAATAAAATGCCCTCATTGTGGTAAATAA
- the uvrB gene encoding excinuclease ABC subunit UvrB translates to MKDDLFKEVTVKSLKLESDYIPSGDQPTAIKQLLEGIESGLAHQTLLGVTGSGKTFTIANVIEKLNRPTMLLAPNKTLAAQLYGEMKEFFPNNAVEYFVSYYDYYQPEAYVPTTDTFIEKDASVNEHIEQMRLSATKALLERRDVIIIASVSAIYGLGDPDSYLRMMLHISVGDIINQRDILRRLAELQYKRNDLAFARATYRVRGDVIDIFPAESDRLALRVELFDEEIERISQFDPLTGQVERTLARVTVYPKTHYATPRDKILSAVEKIKVELKERSQFLKDNNRLVEEQRISQRTQFDIEMMTELGYCSGVENYSRYLSGREAGEAPPTLFDYLPDDGLLIIDESHVTVPQIGAMYKGDRSRKENLVQYGFRLPSALDNRPMKFEEFEALSPQTIYVSATPSNYEIEKSAGDIAQQVVRPTGLLDPEIEVRDVETQVDDLLSEINKRLPLNERVLATTLTKRMAEDLTDYLDEHGIKARYLHSDVDTVERVEIIRDFRLGKFDVLVGINLLREGLDMPEVSLVAILDADKEGFLRSERSLIQTIGRAARNLNGRAILYASKITKSMRKAIDETERRRGVQHQYNLDNNITPKGVIRKITDVMDVGDFSKSKALDQVAEKVANYQALTTKEIDKKIIELEKAMYSHAQNLEFEKAAATRDEIAKLRTQQLNT, encoded by the coding sequence AAAGAAGTAACGGTAAAGTCACTAAAATTAGAATCTGATTATATACCGAGTGGTGATCAGCCAACCGCTATTAAGCAATTATTAGAGGGTATTGAATCGGGCTTAGCTCATCAGACTTTATTAGGTGTTACGGGCTCAGGTAAAACTTTCACTATTGCGAACGTTATCGAAAAGCTTAATCGACCAACAATGTTATTAGCACCAAATAAAACTTTAGCGGCTCAGCTTTATGGTGAAATGAAAGAGTTTTTCCCAAACAACGCTGTGGAATATTTTGTGTCTTACTATGACTATTATCAGCCTGAAGCTTATGTACCAACGACAGACACTTTTATTGAAAAAGATGCCTCGGTTAATGAACATATCGAACAAATGCGTTTGTCGGCAACCAAGGCCTTATTAGAGCGCCGTGATGTTATTATTATTGCATCTGTTTCGGCTATTTATGGTTTGGGCGATCCTGATTCCTATTTAAGAATGATGTTACATATTAGCGTAGGTGACATCATTAATCAGCGAGATATATTACGTCGCTTAGCAGAATTACAATATAAACGAAATGATCTTGCTTTTGCACGTGCAACTTATCGTGTACGTGGTGATGTTATTGATATTTTTCCAGCAGAATCAGATCGTCTTGCACTGCGAGTAGAATTGTTTGATGAAGAAATTGAACGTATTAGTCAGTTTGATCCTTTAACCGGGCAAGTTGAACGTACTTTAGCGCGTGTTACTGTGTATCCGAAAACTCATTATGCAACACCACGCGATAAAATATTATCGGCAGTAGAAAAAATAAAAGTAGAGCTAAAAGAGCGCTCTCAGTTCCTTAAAGACAATAATCGTTTAGTAGAAGAGCAACGAATATCTCAACGTACTCAGTTTGATATCGAAATGATGACCGAACTTGGTTATTGCTCGGGTGTTGAAAACTACTCACGTTATTTATCTGGTCGTGAAGCGGGTGAAGCGCCGCCAACGTTGTTTGATTATTTACCCGATGATGGTTTACTTATTATTGATGAATCACATGTTACTGTGCCACAAATTGGCGCCATGTATAAAGGTGATCGGTCACGAAAAGAAAATTTAGTGCAATATGGTTTTAGACTTCCTTCTGCACTTGATAATAGACCGATGAAATTTGAAGAGTTTGAAGCTTTATCACCGCAAACTATTTATGTATCAGCTACACCGAGCAATTATGAAATTGAAAAGTCAGCTGGCGATATCGCCCAGCAAGTTGTTAGACCTACTGGTTTATTAGATCCAGAAATTGAAGTACGCGATGTAGAAACACAAGTTGATGATTTACTGTCAGAAATTAATAAACGATTACCATTAAACGAACGTGTTTTAGCTACGACGCTAACGAAGCGTATGGCGGAAGATTTAACGGATTATTTAGATGAACATGGTATTAAAGCACGTTATTTACATTCTGATGTTGATACTGTTGAGCGTGTTGAAATTATTCGAGATTTTCGCTTAGGTAAATTTGACGTGCTGGTAGGAATTAACTTATTACGTGAAGGCTTAGATATGCCTGAAGTTTCGCTTGTTGCGATACTTGATGCGGATAAAGAAGGTTTTTTAAGATCAGAGCGCTCCTTAATTCAAACGATTGGTCGGGCAGCACGTAACCTTAATGGTAGAGCAATTTTATATGCGAGTAAAATCACTAAGTCTATGCGTAAAGCGATTGATGAAACTGAACGCCGTAGAGGAGTACAACATCAATATAATCTTGACAATAATATTACGCCCAAAGGTGTTATCCGTAAAATAACAGATGTAATGGATGTTGGTGATTTTAGTAAGTCAAAAGCGTTAGATCAGGTTGCCGAGAAAGTAGCTAACTATCAAGCCTTAACGACAAAAGAAATTGACAAAAAGATTATAGAGCTAGAAAAAGCAATGTATTCACATGCGCAAAATCTGGAGTTTGAGAAAGCTGCGGCAACACGTGATGAAATTGCTAAATTAAGAACTCAACAGCTAAATACTTAA